In one window of Fodinibius salicampi DNA:
- a CDS encoding L-threonylcarbamoyladenylate synthase, which produces MAERIKLHPETPHVKRIFEIADKIKQGDVILFPTDSQYAIGCDYKNKKGIERIREIRQLDKNDHLTILCDSLSGISKFAHISDHNFKLIKRLIPGPYTFILPATKEVPKLLVHPKKKTVGIRVPDYPIAQGLVREVGHPMLAITAKKPEMEEEALNTYEREPFLREFEKQVDIIIDNQQELPSRGTSILDMTDDNTKLLREGLGMEALEEVFRMQREPLEEVS; this is translated from the coding sequence ATGGCAGAACGTATTAAATTACATCCGGAAACGCCCCATGTTAAACGTATTTTTGAAATTGCTGATAAGATTAAGCAGGGGGATGTAATACTTTTTCCTACCGACAGCCAGTATGCAATTGGCTGTGACTATAAAAATAAAAAAGGTATTGAGAGAATCCGGGAGATCCGTCAACTGGACAAAAACGATCACTTAACAATTTTATGTGATTCTCTTTCTGGTATCTCAAAGTTTGCTCATATTTCTGATCATAATTTTAAGCTGATTAAACGACTTATCCCGGGTCCTTATACTTTTATTCTGCCGGCAACAAAAGAAGTACCCAAACTGTTGGTTCATCCAAAGAAAAAAACCGTTGGTATTCGGGTGCCGGACTATCCTATAGCTCAGGGACTGGTTCGGGAGGTAGGACATCCGATGCTGGCAATTACAGCCAAAAAGCCGGAAATGGAGGAAGAAGCTTTAAATACTTATGAACGAGAACCATTTTTGAGAGAATTTGAGAAGCAGGTAGATATTATTATTGACAATCAGCAAGAATTGCCATCGCGAGGTACATCTATTTTGGATATGACCGATGATAATACCAAGCTATTGAGAGAAGGCCTTGGAATGGAGGCATTGGAAGAAGTGTTTCGGATGCAACGGGAACCATTAGAGGAAGTTAGTTAA
- a CDS encoding 6-phosphofructokinase: MKIAINTGGGDAPGLNAAIRAATLAALKRGWEVYGIKNGYGSIYTDEPFIKMDAETVHGITMQGGTILGTANRGNPFEMPHQKEDGTWTTKDVSDRLVKTFKEYDIDALIAIGGDGSMNIASKLIKKGINIVGVPKTIDNDIYGCDVTLGFDTAIDIATEAIDRITTTAESHHRLMVVEVMGRYAGWIALYAGIASSADVVLIPEIPFSYDSIEEKIKEREANGRHYTMIVVAEGAKAQDGEVVTKGKSVGQQVQLGGIADRIADELSERTGKESRTVVLGHLQRGGSPSTYDRLISLRFGAAAIRCVQEHDYNKLVVLQDNQLKRVPITSIEGKMKSVSLDSDTVQTARDIGVCLGD; this comes from the coding sequence ATGAAAATAGCAATAAATACAGGCGGTGGGGATGCTCCCGGGCTCAATGCAGCTATTCGGGCAGCAACGCTAGCCGCCTTAAAGAGAGGCTGGGAAGTTTATGGCATTAAAAATGGGTATGGATCTATTTATACCGATGAACCATTTATAAAAATGGATGCGGAAACGGTCCACGGAATTACAATGCAGGGTGGGACCATCCTGGGTACTGCAAACAGGGGTAATCCCTTTGAAATGCCTCATCAGAAAGAAGATGGTACATGGACGACAAAGGATGTATCCGATCGCCTCGTAAAAACCTTTAAAGAATATGATATTGATGCCCTTATCGCCATAGGTGGAGATGGCTCAATGAATATAGCCAGCAAGCTTATTAAGAAGGGGATTAACATTGTTGGTGTTCCAAAAACCATCGATAATGATATTTATGGCTGTGATGTAACGCTCGGTTTTGATACAGCTATTGATATAGCAACCGAGGCCATAGATCGCATAACTACGACGGCCGAATCTCACCATCGACTGATGGTGGTGGAAGTGATGGGGCGGTATGCAGGCTGGATTGCTCTTTATGCCGGTATCGCTTCCTCGGCGGATGTGGTGCTCATTCCTGAAATACCGTTTTCTTACGATTCCATCGAAGAAAAGATTAAAGAGCGAGAAGCCAACGGACGCCATTATACGATGATTGTGGTGGCGGAAGGGGCCAAGGCACAGGACGGAGAAGTTGTTACCAAGGGTAAAAGTGTGGGTCAACAGGTACAACTCGGCGGTATTGCTGATCGCATTGCGGATGAGTTGAGTGAACGAACGGGGAAAGAATCGCGCACGGTTGTGTTGGGACATTTACAGAGAGGGGGATCTCCATCTACCTATGACCGTCTCATTTCGCTCCGTTTTGGAGCAGCCGCAATACGTTGCGTGCAGGAACATGATTATAATAAATTGGTAGTTTTACAGGATAATCAACTCAAGCGTGTTCCTATCACCAGCATTGAAGGTAAGATGAAATCTGTTTCACTGGATAGTGACACTGTGCAAACTGCAAGAGATATTGGCGTTTGCCTGGGGGATTAA
- the ytxJ gene encoding bacillithiol system redox-active protein YtxJ: MGIFDTVKEAFSSSGRADFWNDLDNISQIEAAILASEHRPQLIYKHSSRCSVCFFAKKQIEEIPETIREQLDLYFVDVIGWREVSDAIAEEFSITHESPQLLIIYDREVVWHGSHREIQSDMITDKLREHL, encoded by the coding sequence ATGGGTATTTTCGATACGGTTAAAGAAGCTTTTTCTTCATCGGGGCGTGCTGATTTTTGGAACGATTTGGATAATATAAGCCAAATTGAAGCAGCTATTTTAGCCTCTGAACATCGTCCACAATTAATCTATAAGCACAGTTCCCGGTGTAGTGTCTGTTTCTTTGCAAAGAAACAGATTGAAGAGATACCGGAGACTATACGGGAGCAGCTTGATCTGTATTTTGTCGATGTAATAGGTTGGCGGGAAGTATCCGATGCGATTGCAGAAGAGTTTTCCATTACCCATGAGTCGCCTCAATTGTTGATAATATACGACAGGGAGGTTGTATGGCATGGGTCACATCGGGAAATACAGTCGGATATGATTACAGATAAGTTGCGGGAACACCTTTAG
- the mtnA gene encoding S-methyl-5-thioribose-1-phosphate isomerase, with protein sequence MSNDSDAAIQSIEWREDHLRILDQTYLPGREVYSDIRDVGRIWEAIQKERIRGASAIGIAAAYGLYLGIKELPNDSFHSFSIEVKRLSEYLESARPSVRNLQWSLNRIQKTIQAHEEKEIAEIKDIVLKTAITIDDETKRGCKKIGEYGMDLIPKKARILTHANTGSLATGKYGTALSAIFQAHKNNTDLKVWVSETRPLLQGARLTAWELKNAEIPMTLITDSTAGLLMHQKEVDLILVGSDHIAANGDSAGKVGTYPLAVLAKENNIPFYVAAPFSTIDMELQAGDAFSHEERESEEVTHFEGTEIAPSKVEAYNPAFDITPNKYITAYITEKGIVKPPFEQNFKELLKRN encoded by the coding sequence ATGAGCAATGATAGCGATGCTGCTATTCAATCTATTGAATGGCGCGAAGACCATCTCCGCATTCTCGATCAAACTTATTTGCCTGGTAGAGAAGTCTATAGTGACATACGCGATGTGGGGCGCATTTGGGAGGCTATTCAAAAGGAACGCATACGAGGGGCTTCAGCCATTGGGATTGCGGCGGCCTACGGCTTATATCTCGGAATCAAAGAACTACCCAATGATTCTTTCCATAGTTTTTCTATCGAAGTAAAACGACTATCGGAATACCTGGAATCTGCTCGCCCATCTGTCCGGAATCTACAATGGTCATTAAATAGAATCCAAAAAACCATCCAGGCACATGAGGAGAAAGAAATAGCTGAAATTAAGGATATTGTACTTAAAACAGCTATTACCATCGATGACGAGACCAAAAGAGGGTGTAAAAAAATTGGTGAATATGGGATGGATCTCATCCCGAAAAAAGCTCGTATTCTTACCCATGCCAATACCGGAAGTTTAGCTACCGGAAAATATGGAACGGCCCTTTCCGCTATTTTTCAGGCTCATAAGAACAATACAGATCTAAAAGTTTGGGTAAGTGAAACGCGGCCTCTCCTCCAGGGAGCACGGCTTACGGCATGGGAGCTTAAAAATGCCGAAATTCCAATGACATTAATTACTGACTCAACAGCCGGACTATTAATGCACCAAAAAGAGGTGGATTTGATACTTGTTGGCAGCGATCATATTGCTGCTAATGGAGATTCGGCAGGTAAAGTGGGAACTTATCCCCTTGCGGTTTTAGCCAAGGAAAATAACATCCCTTTTTATGTTGCGGCTCCTTTTTCCACAATTGATATGGAACTACAGGCAGGAGATGCATTCTCCCATGAAGAACGGGAAAGTGAGGAAGTTACCCATTTTGAAGGGACAGAAATAGCTCCCTCAAAAGTTGAAGCTTATAATCCCGCTTTTGACATCACTCCCAATAAGTATATTACGGCTTATATCACTGAAAAAGGTATTGTGAAGCCTCCTTTTGAGCAGAACTTCAAAGAGCTTTTAAAGCGAAACTAA
- the ggt gene encoding gamma-glutamyltransferase → MKTTYFYRCPFWIFTISLFLSLPLEIKAQIGWTKSYENGIVVTAEKHASEVGRRILKQGGNAIDAAVAVQFALAVTLPRAGNIGGGGFMVIHLEDGSSIALDFREKAPLKADKDMYIRDGQYVPKLSREGALASGVPGTVDGMVKALNKYGTLSLKEVIEPAIKLARNGYPLSYKQTETLNNYRKVLGKYEGTSRYFLKADSTKWKENEHFVQADLAKTLERIAKNGRAGFYEGHTADLIVKEMENQGGLISHKDLKAYESIWRTPVRTPFRDFNLHIMPPPSSGSIAIAQILNMLNPYNLKKLGFNSAKYIHLLTETMRRAFADRAHFLGDPDFVNIPQDKLLDSAYNKKRMKSFSWDTVSNSDKIDHGDIPFPESKETTHFSIVDEQGNAVAVTTTLNGNFGSKVAVDGAGFFLNNEMDDFTAEPSEPNMFGLIQGKANAIKSQKRMLSSMSPAIVTKNDSVRMVLGAAGGPRIITATLHNFLNMAVFEMPTQKANSAPRFHHQWMPDTLYYEEYTLSPDTQHSLEELGHKLKSIESSGQAHTIYIDETGIKYGAADPRGNGIVTGY, encoded by the coding sequence ATGAAGACCACGTATTTTTATCGATGTCCGTTTTGGATTTTTACTATATCTCTTTTTTTAAGCTTACCACTTGAAATCAAGGCCCAGATAGGATGGACAAAGTCTTATGAAAATGGAATTGTTGTAACCGCTGAAAAGCATGCATCTGAAGTTGGACGTCGTATACTCAAACAGGGTGGCAATGCCATTGATGCAGCAGTGGCCGTCCAGTTTGCTCTCGCAGTAACCCTACCCCGCGCCGGCAATATCGGAGGCGGTGGATTCATGGTGATTCACCTCGAAGACGGCAGCAGTATAGCCCTGGACTTTCGGGAAAAGGCCCCGCTTAAGGCAGACAAGGATATGTATATTCGGGATGGACAATATGTCCCCAAACTTAGTCGTGAAGGGGCCTTGGCTTCCGGGGTTCCCGGAACCGTCGATGGCATGGTGAAGGCTCTCAATAAATATGGGACTCTCTCCCTTAAAGAAGTTATTGAACCCGCCATTAAGTTGGCCCGTAACGGCTATCCGCTCTCCTATAAACAAACCGAAACGCTAAACAACTACCGGAAGGTTTTGGGAAAATATGAGGGGACATCACGCTACTTTCTGAAAGCAGACAGTACTAAATGGAAAGAAAATGAACATTTTGTCCAAGCTGATTTGGCCAAAACATTAGAGCGCATTGCGAAAAACGGTCGCGCAGGATTCTATGAAGGACATACGGCAGATCTAATTGTGAAAGAGATGGAAAATCAGGGTGGACTAATTTCCCACAAAGATCTCAAGGCTTATGAAAGTATCTGGCGGACACCCGTTCGTACTCCATTTAGAGACTTTAATCTCCATATAATGCCGCCCCCCAGCAGTGGAAGTATTGCTATTGCTCAAATATTGAATATGTTAAATCCCTATAATCTTAAAAAATTAGGATTTAACTCCGCAAAATATATTCATCTTTTGACTGAAACCATGCGGCGTGCGTTTGCCGACCGCGCCCACTTTTTAGGCGATCCCGACTTTGTAAATATTCCACAGGATAAACTTTTGGATTCTGCCTATAACAAAAAACGCATGAAGAGTTTTAGCTGGGATACCGTCTCAAACAGTGATAAAATTGATCATGGTGATATTCCCTTTCCAGAATCCAAAGAGACAACCCACTTCTCAATAGTAGATGAACAGGGAAATGCCGTAGCTGTTACCACTACTCTCAACGGTAACTTCGGTAGTAAGGTCGCTGTTGACGGGGCCGGTTTCTTTCTGAATAACGAGATGGATGACTTTACAGCCGAACCGAGCGAACCTAATATGTTTGGGTTGATACAGGGAAAAGCAAATGCTATAAAATCTCAAAAAAGAATGCTTAGCAGTATGTCGCCTGCCATCGTAACAAAGAATGATTCAGTACGCATGGTATTGGGGGCCGCTGGCGGACCACGCATTATCACTGCAACCCTCCATAATTTTTTGAATATGGCCGTTTTTGAAATGCCGACTCAAAAAGCAAACTCGGCCCCCCGTTTCCATCACCAGTGGATGCCCGATACACTCTATTATGAGGAGTATACTTTAAGTCCCGATACCCAACATAGCCTGGAAGAATTGGGACACAAATTAAAATCAATTGAAAGCTCAGGACAAGCTCATACTATTTATATTGATGAGACAGGAATCAAATACGGCGCTGCAGATCCCAGGGGTAACGGGATTGTAACCGGATATTAG
- a CDS encoding trypsin-like serine peptidase: MGTQKSYLTTKNSNFLSSLRFIVKQGGILFAGLFLLFGISACDITEEQAEEKEGQEEVEFVNQEISTEEAAEARDFWTTERLQQAEPYQPEWESHEEEDPPGTQPNYDVPGESVELLQREGNPPEVMKGSDTGTKRVNKDTQVRDASQVSENYTQYPYRSVGKVFFTKDDNWFSCSASVIASENRSVVWTAGHCVSEQGEEDWHDNWIFIPAYESGDEPLGRWSARVKTTIVAWHSGGNRNYDLGAVVVEKRDERPIASVTGSLGWWFNASRNKDWRVLGYPGSGNLFSGQKMWECFAPYDGADGVGSNPGPRTSAIVDCDMTGGASGGPWVVAFENCPSCYINGETSWGWWRRGHSNLSTQLASPYHGSAAHNLLQFAEGF, encoded by the coding sequence ATGGGAACACAGAAAAGTTACTTAACAACTAAGAATTCTAATTTTTTATCTTCTCTTCGGTTTATTGTTAAGCAGGGTGGTATTTTATTTGCAGGTTTATTCCTGTTGTTTGGAATCTCCGCCTGTGATATTACCGAGGAACAGGCAGAAGAAAAGGAGGGACAGGAAGAAGTAGAGTTTGTTAATCAGGAAATCTCAACTGAAGAGGCTGCAGAAGCCCGGGATTTCTGGACCACTGAGCGACTACAGCAAGCGGAACCGTATCAGCCTGAGTGGGAAAGCCACGAAGAGGAAGATCCTCCAGGTACACAACCTAACTATGATGTACCTGGAGAATCCGTGGAGTTACTGCAAAGGGAAGGAAATCCTCCTGAAGTGATGAAGGGAAGTGATACGGGTACCAAGAGAGTAAATAAAGATACCCAGGTACGTGATGCTTCCCAGGTTAGTGAGAACTATACTCAGTATCCATACCGATCAGTGGGTAAGGTATTTTTTACAAAAGATGACAACTGGTTTTCATGTAGCGCTTCAGTTATAGCATCGGAGAACCGGAGTGTGGTTTGGACCGCAGGGCACTGTGTGTCTGAACAAGGAGAAGAAGACTGGCATGATAATTGGATCTTTATACCTGCTTATGAAAGTGGGGACGAGCCACTTGGAAGATGGTCAGCTCGTGTAAAAACAACGATAGTTGCCTGGCATTCGGGCGGAAATCGTAACTATGACTTAGGTGCGGTTGTTGTTGAAAAACGCGACGAACGACCTATTGCCTCCGTTACCGGTTCGCTCGGATGGTGGTTTAATGCTTCCAGAAATAAAGATTGGAGAGTGCTTGGCTATCCCGGTTCTGGTAATTTATTCAGTGGACAGAAGATGTGGGAATGCTTCGCACCATATGACGGTGCAGATGGCGTCGGTTCAAATCCAGGCCCACGTACTTCTGCCATTGTTGATTGTGATATGACCGGAGGAGCAAGTGGAGGTCCCTGGGTTGTCGCTTTTGAGAATTGTCCCAGTTGCTATATAAACGGCGAAACCAGTTGGGGATGGTGGAGAAGAGGCCATTCTAATCTGAGTACACAGCTGGCCAGCCCGTATCATGGAAGTGCAGCCCATAACCTGCTTCAGTTTGCCGAAGGATTTTAG